A segment of the Streptococcus chenjunshii genome:
GGTTTGGGGATGGGGCCTAAACTCATCGCAGTAACACAGCTAACTTCTACTTCTCAAGTGCAGATGCAGACTGACCAAAACATTCCAACCAGTCTGACAGAATCCGTTGTACACTATGCTTCCAGAGCTGCTGAAGCCGGTCTGGACGGTGTCGTTTGTTCAGCGCATGAGGTTGAAAATATTAAAGCGGCTACTTCGCAGAATTTTATTTGTTTGACTCCCGGCATACGTCCATCCGGCAGCCTTGCTGATGATCAAAAACGGGTGATGACACCAGCAGCTGCTCGGCAGATAGGATCTGACTATATTGTGGTAGGGCGTCCGATTACACAGTCTGAGGATCCTTTTGTTGCCTATCAGAAAATCTGTAAAGAATGGCAAGGTTAAGTACACTATCACTGTTTTGCATCATTGGCTCCGGTTTATATAATAATCACTGGCAGTAAGAAGCGTCTTAACAGACAAATGCTGAGACAGCAGCGATATTTGTCTTATCAAATCATTATAAGAAAAGAGGTACTAATATGACTTTAGCAAGGCGGATTGCAGCTGACCTGCTTGATATTAAAGCGGTCTACTTAAATCCAGAGAATCCCTTTACATGGGCTTCTGGGATAAAATCACCCATCTATACGGATAATCGCATCACCCTATCTTATCCTGAAACGCGAACGCTTATTGAAAATGGGTTTGTGGAGAAAATCAAAGAATATTTTCCAGATGTTGAAGTCATTGCAGGAACGGCAACAGCAGGAATTCCTCATGGAGCCATTATTGCTGATAAGATGAACCTGCCTTTCGCCTACATTCGTTCGAAACCTAAAGATCATGGCGCCGGGAATCAAATTGAAGGGCGAGTCACTAAGGGACAGAAAATGGTCATTATTGAGGATTTAATCTCAACAGGCGGGTCAGTGCTTGATGCTGTGGCGGCGGCTAAGCGTGAAGGAGCAGATGTCCTTG
Coding sequences within it:
- the pyrE gene encoding orotate phosphoribosyltransferase — protein: MTLARRIAADLLDIKAVYLNPENPFTWASGIKSPIYTDNRITLSYPETRTLIENGFVEKIKEYFPDVEVIAGTATAGIPHGAIIADKMNLPFAYIRSKPKDHGAGNQIEGRVTKGQKMVIIEDLISTGGSVLDAVAAAKREGADVLGVVAIFTYELPKAAKNFSAAGVKLVTLSGYTELIKVAKVQGYIDANGLQLLKKFKEDQETWQD
- the pyrF gene encoding orotidine-5'-phosphate decarboxylase encodes the protein MHESRPIIALDFPAFTDVKKFLALFPAEEKLYVKIGMELYYAVGPEIVRYVKELGHSVFLDLKLHDIPNTVKSAMKVLADLGVDMTNVHAAGGVEMMKAARVGLGMGPKLIAVTQLTSTSQVQMQTDQNIPTSLTESVVHYASRAAEAGLDGVVCSAHEVENIKAATSQNFICLTPGIRPSGSLADDQKRVMTPAAARQIGSDYIVVGRPITQSEDPFVAYQKICKEWQG